Proteins encoded by one window of Chondromyces crocatus:
- a CDS encoding efflux RND transporter periplasmic adaptor subunit, with protein sequence MRRESIGPLPRTSGPRKVICEATGRNFRPGARRTGLTFVLAMVAAATLGTGCKGGESSTAKPDATTPVKVKPSVHFAGVVVRPLPQTLDISGTLAADETSAVAAQTSGIIVQVIADVGTRVKKGDPLVILDPKNAQFQAQAAQAAVSQARARLVFADKGGVDLSQVPEVRAAKENADLAKAEAERVKKLFEQGALSQSSWDEARTRAESAAAQYDAAVAGVHATTASLSSAQAQAGLASKALSDTTVRAPFDGAVSERQVSVGEFAGVGRTVMIVVKDNPLRLQIDVPETGVSSIEMGKPVEVTVAAYPGQAFQGAIKRIGASLKAASRTLPVEAEFDNSDGKLRAGFFAQGRITLGGNPSPAVLVPEGAIGSSGSSSRVFVRAGDRVTERLVKVGRRLDGLVEVIGPLREGEEVAVDKLNELSDGAEVAAAGGAPEAPAPEKAP encoded by the coding sequence ATGAGACGAGAATCCATCGGACCTCTCCCCCGCACCTCGGGGCCCCGCAAGGTCATCTGCGAGGCCACCGGTCGCAACTTCCGCCCGGGCGCCCGTCGCACCGGGCTCACCTTCGTGCTGGCGATGGTCGCAGCAGCGACGCTCGGAACGGGCTGCAAGGGCGGTGAGAGCAGCACCGCGAAGCCCGACGCGACGACGCCCGTGAAGGTAAAGCCGTCGGTCCATTTCGCTGGCGTGGTGGTCCGGCCCCTGCCGCAGACGCTGGACATCAGCGGGACGCTGGCAGCGGACGAGACGAGCGCCGTCGCGGCGCAGACCAGCGGCATCATCGTGCAGGTGATCGCGGACGTGGGCACGCGGGTGAAGAAGGGTGACCCGCTGGTCATCCTGGATCCGAAGAACGCACAGTTCCAGGCACAGGCCGCGCAGGCGGCCGTGAGCCAGGCACGCGCGCGTCTCGTGTTCGCGGACAAGGGCGGCGTGGATCTGAGCCAGGTTCCCGAGGTCAGGGCGGCGAAGGAGAACGCGGACCTCGCGAAGGCCGAGGCGGAGCGCGTGAAGAAGCTGTTCGAGCAAGGCGCGCTCTCGCAGTCGAGCTGGGACGAGGCGAGGACGCGCGCGGAATCGGCGGCGGCGCAGTACGACGCGGCGGTCGCCGGGGTCCACGCGACCACCGCGTCGCTGTCGTCGGCGCAGGCCCAGGCTGGGCTGGCCTCGAAGGCACTGAGCGACACGACCGTGCGCGCGCCCTTCGACGGCGCCGTGTCCGAGCGACAGGTGAGCGTCGGTGAGTTCGCGGGCGTGGGTCGGACGGTCATGATCGTCGTGAAAGACAACCCGCTGCGGCTCCAGATCGACGTTCCCGAGACGGGCGTCTCGTCGATCGAGATGGGCAAGCCGGTGGAGGTCACGGTGGCCGCCTACCCGGGCCAGGCCTTCCAGGGCGCGATCAAGCGAATCGGCGCGAGCCTCAAGGCGGCCTCGAGGACGCTGCCCGTGGAAGCCGAGTTCGACAACAGCGACGGCAAACTGCGGGCTGGCTTCTTCGCTCAGGGACGCATCACGCTCGGTGGCAATCCGAGCCCCGCCGTGCTCGTCCCGGAGGGGGCCATCGGCAGCTCCGGGTCCAGCTCACGGGTGTTCGTGCGCGCTGGCGATCGCGTGACCGAGCGGCTGGTGAAAGTCGGCCGCCGCCTGGACGGTCTGGTGGAAGTGATCGGTCCGCTGCGCGAGGGCGAAGAGGTCGCCGTCGACAAGTTGAATGAGCTCTCGGACGGCGCAGAGGTGGCGGCCGCGGGCGGTGCGCCCGAGGCGCCAGCCCCTGAGAAGGCACCCTGA